One window of Lytechinus variegatus isolate NC3 chromosome 2, Lvar_3.0, whole genome shotgun sequence genomic DNA carries:
- the LOC121408241 gene encoding protein ANKUB1-like, protein MLRIFVVYNKLRYTFDTDATDTIATLRESVCDTCQIDTRGGKNGEQKFVVLQYQGADLQDTWKLGDIGIVAGSTLRCFLREEITPKLFVYCVYNDEKVEILEEVRFDSDYVAALRSIISRRIGLPVTVYRILDPNGREMYDGNLLSMYDISLGCTVRLETWDGWNDFLRAASIGHTTHVSHNLSQDESIAKFQMRVALFIAAHYGHMDLASAILKMGYRSDEAVGDHPTKEWCASTHIESKKTAVHEAAEHGQLSILRIFVYNNICCVTCKDGNGLTALNVALRKQKREVALYLLTKQWSNVQYSALILPLTIYSQVRKWCDRAKDKVLLVHGPDKSSMKYKRTTRQPGGLCGEGVYVDGLVKSSLNTNPKRGSEISKTKKKKQREQRRLTTAMTSFTGATGSSSPDPRLPRISGVRTPTLVATYRERLRRKNEDEDEYEGEMSNEDGRFADLREKLRPRSKSFNHERTLALPQIGQKPRPRSSSQQENGLADIRAVSAAPSSIDIGTERGKMAYIQTTGTGSRRSRRPKQQQISESMPAKPILVEHKPSIEKKESRFDRMEKFRRQRKKASKMDSSIPLPPVSKNTVHRPFFFAQNEDDNIPRLTVDLYDEVNGKTTWERALEALTIASVFEEKPWLQRVRMAMVLSRNHVRRIKSLQRSPSSNGNIKSALSGRSSSKKVTVTDEHAVDHEGVTSRGGGRVESKEQNIITSAVDHSQETSRATEVN, encoded by the exons ATGTTACGTATCTTCGTGGTCTACAACAAGCTCCGTTACACCTTCGATACGGATGCTACCGATACTATCGCCACCCTGCGGGAGTCAGTATGTGACACATGCCAGATTGATACGAGAGGCGGGAAAAACGGAGAACAGAAATTCGTGGTTCTGCAATACCAG GGTGCTGACCTTCAAGATACTTGGAAGCTAGGTGATATTGGGATTGTAGCTGGTTCCACATTGCGATGCTTTCTTCGAGAAGAAATCACTCCGAAGTTGTTCGTATACTGTGTCTACAACGACGAGAAAGTTGAAATACTCGAAGAAGTCCGATTCGATTCAGACTACGTAGCGGCGCTCCGGTCGATCATCTCCCGTCGTATCGGCCTACCGGTTACCGTCTACCGTATCCTTGATCCGAACGGTAGAGAAATGTACGACGGAAATCTTCTTTCCATGTACGATATCTCCCTCGGTTGCACAGTGCGTCTGGAGACGTGGGATGGCTGGAATGATTTCCTCAGAGCCGCTTCTATTGGCCACACCACACACGTGTCTCACAATCTCTCTCAGGACGAATCCATAGCGAAATTTCAGATGCGGGTAGCTCTTTTTATTGCAGCACACTATGGACATATGGATCTTGCCTCCGCCATTTTGAAAATGGGTTACAGATCGGATGAGGCTGTGGGTGACCATCCTACAAAGGAATGGTGCGCAAGTACACACATCGAATCAAAGAAAACAGCGGTTCATGAGGCTGCCGAGCACGGACAATTGAGTATCTTAAGAATATTTGTCTACAACAACATCTGTTGCGTGACTTGTAAAGATGGCAACGGTCTCACAGCTCTAAATGTTGCACTCAGGAAACAAAAGCGTGAGGTCGCTCTCTATCTTCTCACAAAACAATGGTCAAATGTGCAATATAGTGCCTTGATACTGCCCCTTACAATTTATTCCCAGGTTCGAAAGTGGTGCGACCGGGCCAAGGACAAAGTTTTGTTggtacatggtccagacaagTCGAGTATGAAATATAAGAGAACAACGCGGCAGCCAGGAGGTCTTTGTGGGGAAGGGGTTTATGTTGATGGATTGGTCAAAAGCAGCCTGAATACGAATCCCAAGCGTGGATCTGAGATAAGTAAGACCAAAAAGAAGAAGCAAAGAGAACAGAGAAGATTAACGACGGCAATGACCAGTTTTACAGGCGCAACGGGTTCTTCGTCACCGGATCCTAGGCTTCCAAGGATATCTGGTGTCAGGACACCTACCCTTGTTGCAACATACCGTGAAAGACTtcgaagaaaaaatgaagatgaGGATGAATATGAAGGAGAAATGTCAAATGAGGATGGTAGATTTGCAGATCTTCGGGAAAAGCTGAGACCAAGAAGCAAAAGCTTCAACCATGAAAGGACACTTGCTCTGCCACAGATTGGTCAGAAGCCTCGACCTCGTAGTTCATCGCAACAAGAGAATGGCCTTGCGGACATTCGAGCAGTAAGTGCCGCTCCCAGTTCAATAGACATTGGTACAGAACGAGGAAAGATGGCATACATCCAGACTACTGGGACTGGGAGCAGAAGGTCTCGAAGACCGAAGCAACAGCAGATTTCAGAATCCATGCCTGCCAAACCTATCTTGGTCGAACATAAACCAtcgatagaaaagaaagaatcacGCTTCGACCGAATGGAAAAGTTTAGAAGACAACGGAAGAAAGCTAGCAAGATGGATAGTAGTATTCCACTCCCACCAGTCAGTAAAAACACTGTCCACCGGCCGTTTTTCTTCGCCCAGAACGAGGATGATAATATCCCTCGACTCACGGTAGATCTGTACGATGAAGTAAATGGGAAGACAACCTGGGAGCGCGCTCTCGAAGCGCTCACCATTGCGTCGGTGTTCGAAGAAAAACCGTGGTTGCAACGCGTCAGGATGGCCATGGTCTTGTCTAGGAATCACGTACGAAGGATAAAGAGTCTCCAGCGATCACCGTCGAGCAACGGTAATATAAAAAGTGCTCTGAGCGGTAGGAGTAGCTCGAAAAAGGTGACTGTTACTGATGAACATGCGGTCGATCACGAAGGCGTAACGTCAAGAGGTGGTGGCCGAGTAGAAAGTAAAGAGCAAAATATAATCACTTCTGCTGTGGATCATTCTCAAGAAACATCGCGTGCAACCGAAGTGAACTAA